Sequence from the Ereboglobus luteus genome:
GCGCGGCTGCGTTGCAGTCGCGCGCCCAATCGAGATAAGGCAGGTTGGCGAAATGCGCGATGGCAGGCACGGCCGCCGCGACTTCGCCATCCAGCGCCGCCGCGACAATCGAAAGCCGCCCGCCCTGACTGCCGCCGACAACAACAATGCGCGATTTGTCCACATCGGACCGCGAACGCAGATAGCGCAGCGCCTGCACCACGTTCAGATAAATATTGCGGTAATAAAACGCTTCGGCGGGCTCGTATTTTTTATCGCGACTGTAACCGGGGAGCTCGGAATATTTTTCAGCATCCACAGGCTGGCCGTGCACTTGAATATCGAGCGCGAGAAATCCGTGGCGAGCGTGCTCGAGCGGCATCGGACGCGCGGCAAATCCCGCGCCCGGCAAGACAAGCATCGCGGGAAACGGCCCCGCCCCACCCTTCGGCTTGGCAAGCCAGCCGTGAATGCGCACGCCATCGACACTCGCAAAACTCACCTTCCCCGCCTCAACCGCCTCGAAACGATGCCCCTCGGGATCGTAATCCGGCGGAAGCGATGCGTGCGCCGCATTGTATGCGTTTATCTCAGCGGATGAAAATGTCCTCACCGATTCCGCCTTTGCGTCCAGTGACACATTATCGAGCGCACGGATTTGTCTTTTCCAAAATTCAGAAAAATCAGCCGGACGAGAATCGGTGATGTGCATTTTGTCCACATCGAAACCAAATGTGCAAATCCCCACAACCGGCTTCTCCGCCCCGCAATCGACCGCGACTCGCAAGTCATAAAGACCGGGCATCAACCGTGCCGTGGGAATCGTGATGACAAAACCATTCTCAGGCCGCGCAACGCCCGGGCCACTGGAAAAAGGCTGCTCAAACAGATTGCGCGCCAGCGTCCATTTCAACGAAACCGCGCGCACGCCCGCGCGGCAACGCAGCGTTATGGCATCGCCGCTTTTGGCCTTGGTGAAAATGAGGTCGTCATTTCCCTCCGACCAAAATTGCAGCAGCGCCTCATGAGGCGGCGACGGCTTGGGATCAAATTTCCCGGCAAGATTCATCTCCATGGCATTGAGAACAGTGGTTATAAAACACAGGCAGCAGAACAGGGTGATTGTGGAACGGAGTTTCATTACAAGGTTACATTCTAATTTTTGTCAGAGCATAAAATGACATACTATATATAATTTACATTGAATAATTACTCAAACCCATGCAGTCGCATTTATCAGCTCATCAATATATTCACGATAACAATCATAAGATATGTCCGCAGGGATGGAGTGATCTATGCCGGGGATATAGCCGCCCTCCTCGATCACGGGGCGCAGGCGCGCAAACTCCGCCGCCATCGCGCGCCGCCCTTGCGGGATGATGCGCTTGTCGAAACCGCCACCGATGCGCAAATCGCGCCCGAATTGCCGGCGCAGATCGACAGGATCCATGCCCGAGGCAACCTCGCAGGGGCATGTGCTGTTCACCCCAACGGAAAGCATGTCGGGAAGGAGGAGCCGGCAATCACCGTCACTGTCATGCCACGTCAGATGAATATTATGGGAATGCGCAAAATCCATCGCCTTCTTATAGTGCGGCAATATCATTTGGCGAAACATGGCGGGGGAAATCAGCGGGCCGTTTTTAAATGCGAAATCCTCGCCGAAACCGATTATATCAATTTGAGTCACTTGCACCGCGCGGCGCAATCCCTCCATGACCACGGTATTGTAACGCTCGAACAGCTCGCCCACCAACTCCGGCTCGTCGTAAAGCAAATAGGCGGCCCCGTCTATTCCGGCGATTGAGCGCAGTGTCCAATAATAACAACCGCCGTCGATCATGATGATGTCACCCCGCTCCCCGGCGGCGCGGATTTGTCCGAGCCAGTCGGAGGGAAAACGCGCGTCCAGATTTTCCACGTCGAAATGCTCGTCCATCAGGCGGCGCAAGTCCGCGCCTGTTTTCACGGGAAACTCCAGCCATTCCGGAAATGAAGAGTGATCCTTGAATTCCTTCACGGTGCGCCCGTAGCGGTCGGTGCGATAGACAAACTGCTCGTCCTCGCGCAGGGTTTGCACCGGATAATCGGGAAAAACGCCCGCCGCCGGTGTGATGTTGCACATCTTGTAGCCATATTCGCTGACGCCGAGATGTTCGTGAACATCCGTCACGTCCGCGGGCAATCCCTCGCGCCGCCAGCGGGCGAGTGTGTCAAACCACGCCCATGCAAGATAGCAGGGCCGCCGGTCAACGCATTGATAGTTGAGCGTATTAAGAAATCGTTCCCTGGCATTCATACCCATGAATTTGCCGGCTTAATTTACTGCTGAAACACCACCATTTGATGACACTCCAACCGGGGGACGGTCACCCGAATCCGTTCCCCGTCCTCAGTATCGAACGGCAATGCTTCGCCCTGGGGCTCAAGCGTCACCTTGGCGGGCTTTTCTTTCATACGGAGCGAGAGCTCCACATTATACAACGGAACGATATCCTCAATTATTTCTATGTTTCCGCCCGCTATGTTGGCATTGCCGCCGTCCAGCTTGAGCGCACCGCCACGACCGACAGTGTTCGCATACAGAAGATGAACAACATTTCTGTTTTGCGCCTCTTGACGCGTAACGGTCACCCGTCCGGTTGAGGGCAGGTTTGTTTTGACCAAGTCCGCCCCATTCAAAAGCAAGCGCAAACAAGCGCCAATAAACTGTCTGTATACAACCTGCCCGTGGGCGCGATAGCCGGTGAAGGCCGCGTGCGCAAGATAGAGGATGTTTCCCTTGTGCGAGCCGGCCGCGAAACCCGACGGTTCGCGACGCCCGGGCGCGTGCTGGTGACTGCAAAAATGCTCAAAAGTGCGGTTGAAATAAGGTTCGTATATATCACCGAGACCGCTCCCCGAAGCCGGTTTGATTCGCTGTGAGCGGGCATATACAACAAAAGGTGTTTTGACATAATCGGGCCTCAAATCCGAACGCGGCAAAATATACTCCGGACTATATTCACTTGCGCCCATCCACTCCGCGCCGATGTCGAGGGCAAACCCGCCGCCATCCGCGCGCAAACCGCTCTCGCCCGTGAGGAAAAGTTTTCCACCCGCCCCAAGATACGCCCGCGTCTTTTTCTCCAGCTGCTCATCGAGCCGAATATCATCGGGGAAAATCACAATATCATAGGACGACCAGTCGCTTTCGCGGTCAACCATGACAAACGCATGATGCTCCTCCAGCAATACGCGCGTCGCTCCCGTATCGGGCGCGTTGTGCCGCGTGGTGCCGGGATGCTCGGATTCACTTGATAAAATCGCGATTTGCGCAACGGGCGCCGCATCCGCGCACCAAGCCTCCTTGGCACGCACATCGCGGTAGGCGTTGCCAATGATCTCATAGGTGCTGGCATCGAGATCGCCATCCGGATGAAGCTGATCGCCGACACTGCACCGCGCGCCAAAAGCCAGCATCGCGGCGCATTCGTATTTGAGCGCGTTGGGATGCTTGAGCCCGCCGAACTCACCCCATGTCGTGTGAAACTTTCCCGTCATTCCGAGATACGGCAGGCCGAGCTGCGCCACGTAGGAGGCGCTTTCGGGAAAGTGATCATATCCCCAGCCCCCGGTTGGCAGGGACTCAAGCTCCAGATGACTCTGATAACGTATCACATCGCGACGCCCGCGGGGAATGTGTCCGGAATTATGAAACACCGGCATGCCCGCCCGAAGAATGCGTGCGGCGGCATTGGTCTTCTCACAATAAATGCGCCCCGCCGCCTCCGCGCACAGTTTGCGATCCTCCTCATTGCGTGGATCAAGGCCGGCCGCCTTCATATAATCAAGCGCCCAGCGCGAACATCCCGGAAACGGGGAAACGATATCGAGAAATATTCCGTCGCAATCAGGAAACAACCGCACGGCCTCCTCAATTTGCGCGCACAGGTAGTCGAGGTATGGAGAAAGAAAATCCATCTTATGGAATCCGGCCTTCAGCGGCGGCGCGCCAATCACGCGCCCGTCGGCGTCCAGCTCCCTCCACTCGGGATGCTCGTGCGACATTACATTGTCCAGGCCCGCGGACAGATAGACGGGGACGTTGATGCCGATTTCCTTGCACGCGTCGTATTGGGCGCGAAGCAGATCGAACGACAGGCCGGGATGCATGCGCCCCACTTTTGTCGGATGATAACTCCAGCCATGATGGCATTTTGAAAACAGCGTGATCGAGTCCACCGCGGCCTCCCGCAGGCAATCCTGCCAGCGCTTCTTGTCGAAACGCGAGCCTATGCCCGGAATCGCCGGGGATGTGTGGAAATCCAAATGCACTTGTCTGAAACGCAATGAGTGTGGCTTCATATTAAAAATTCTCCCCCGCCGCGGCGGTCTCGGCGGCGACTATGTTTCTTATATATTTTACCTCCCGTTTAAGAACCCGCGCCTGCAACACAATATCATGCTCATGATAAAACGGCATGAATACAAACGTCCCCGACCAGCGGCGGCGCGCCAGCGGCCTTGTCACCTCGTGCCAGTTCACGACCCCCTCCTCGGCAGAGCACCAATCGCGCGCCCAGCCCTTGTCCGGCTCGTTGAAACGCGAGGCGTCTCGCGCGAGCTTCGTGTCCTTTATGCCATACGCCTTTAGGTAATCGCCGAGCAGTGACACGGATTTTTGCCACTCCTCAAATCCCTCGAACGACTGATTGCCCGGATCAAGCTCCACGCCGACCGCCGACGGGGGCAAACCCCGCACAAGATCCCACGCCGCCGATGCCGTGGATATCAACTTGGTGTGATGAACCTGATAGATGACGCGAATATTGTTTTTTATACAAAGCTCCGTCATTCGCTCCATCACGCGGCGCGCCTCATCAAGGGCGGGAAGCGTCTCGCCCGGCGCCGGCTCAAAGTAGGCCATCCGAAACTCAGCGATCCCGTTTTCACTCAGAATGCGCAACCAGTCCGGATTTTTTTCGACCTCCTCCAATGTCCAGCCAACGGTTGCGAATCGCACGTCGATCCCCTCACCGCGCATGAAGCGGGTGAAGGCGCGCACATCGCGCTCCATTGTCGCGGGCTCGCACCAATAGCCTTCGCGTATGACGAGGTTCACCGCGTCCAGTCCGCAATCGTGTATGAGCCCGGCAAGCTCCATCCTGTCGAGCGGGCGAAAAAATTTCGGATAAATCGAGAATGTGATTTTCATGCAATGCGCTCCAGCATGTCCCGGGTCACCACGCACTGTGGCGGTTTTCCGGAAAGAAAAGCCTCTATGTCCGCCACCGCCCGCCTTCCCATATTATACGTGGCGGGGCCGGCCAGGTGCGAAGTATAATATACATTTGGCAAGGCGCGCAACGGGCTGTCCGCCGCCGCGGGCTCCGGATTGGAAACATCCAGGAACGCCCAAAGGCGCTCTTTTTCAAGCTCCCGTATAAGCGCATTTTCATCGATGCACTCCCCGCGCGACGTGTTGATAAAAACAGTGTCATCGCGCATGGCCTTGAAATGCTTTTCGCCAAGCAATCCGTGCGTCGAGGGAAGCACCGGAGTGTGCAGCGTCACGGCATCGGCGTTTTGGCAAAGCTCCATGAGATCACGAACAAGCCGCGCGCCGCGTTCCTCGGCCTCGTCCGGCTTTATATACGGATCATACAAATCAATCGCGCAGCCAAACGGGCGCAAGTATTCCATGACCAGTTTGCCGACTTCCGAAGCCCCGATTACGCCGACCCGGCAGGCTGACAAAACCTTCATGCCCGCCGGTCTTTCCGCGGGCCCCCGCCGGTTCGCCCGGGCATTGGGAATGATGCGGCGCAGGCCGACAATCAACTCGCCCACGACCATCTCCGCCACGCATTCGGCGATCGCGCCCTTGCATGACGCGACTGTCAATTCATGCCCGCCCCAGTCCTCGGCGAAAAAGTGTTTCACGCTGCCGCCGACATGCTCCCAAAACCGGAGATTGGGCGCGGCCGAAAATAACGCGGCAGAAGGCGCGGGGGCCCACCACGAGCCAACTGCGATATCACAGCCGCGCAACACATCCGCCGCCTCGGCCACGGATACTGGCTCCATCGCCCCGGTGGCCGTGACATCGCCAATCTCATGCAGACGCCGCCACGAGGCTTCATCAAATAAGTCCTCGCGCAAGGGCTTGTGAATTATCACTCCGATTTTTGGTTTCATTTGGCAGAAAAAATTGCGTCTTATTTGTCAGCATCATCCTTCATCACGGTGCCGTCGTCGGTATCCACGCGCTTCGCCAGCTTCAACTGGCGGAAGAGACTCCGCAGGTCCTTCCACACGCCGACGGTAAACCACAGTGTCGTGAATATCGCCAAAACAAAACTGATCCACACGGACGTGATCATGGCGTAGTTGAACCACCAGTCCTCGGACAGGCGCCCGACGAACAATGTCCACAGCAAAATGCCCACGGCGAGCAGGTTCAGGCCGAGCGTCCAGCCCACCACGCCGATCGTGATCGCCTTGTCGCCGCGCGTGAAGTTCTCATCTATATTAAGAAGTTTGGTAAGCCAGTTTTTGCGCACCGGTTTCTCGACCACATTGGGTTCCTCCAGCTTGTATTTTCCGCGGTGCAGCATCTTTTCCAGATTAAAAGGATGCCGGCAGGTGATGAGTGACACGATTATATAACTCGAGCCCGCGACAGCCGCCGTGATTGCCGAGAGGTGGATTCCATTCAACGGACAGTGCTCCGGATTTGCCGCGAAAAACTCCGCGATGGTTCCTCCCGGCTGGGCCATGCCCGCCGCCCACTTGGCCAGCGGTTTCCAGAACTGCTGCATGATATTGAAGAATACACCGAGGCCCGCGCCGATGCTCATCGCCGTCCACGCGCCCGCATTGGTGCCGCGTTTCCAATACAAGCCTCCCCACACCACAAATCCGATGCCGCCCAGGTAGATCGCCCCGATCAGGGCGACAATCATGACAAGATAATCAACCGGCTTGAACAAAATGCTGAACGTGCACGCAAACGCGGCCACGCAAAACACGGTTATCCTGAGCCAGCGCACATGCTCCTTCGGCGCAAACGGTTTTTTGCGCATGGGCATGATGACATCCTGGAGAATGGTCGAGCCGTGCCCGTGCAATTGCACGCCCTGCGCGGCCAGCAAACCAAACAGCAAGATCGCCAAAAGGCAGCCCTTCACGCCCGGTGCGAGAAACGCTCCCAGCGCCATCGGCATGCTCATCTGCGTGCGCAATTGCGGATAGTCGATTGTATCAAGCCCCGCCTGCACCATTGCCTGCTCTTTCGAAAAGTCCGCATGATGCAGCACCGTGAACGCCGCTATGGAAATGAGCACGCTCATGGCGATGTAACAATAACCGCGCCAGTTTCCGAGTATCTGGGCCATGCGCCCCTCGTGCGCGGTTTTCGCCGCCGCGGCAAAACCCTGCTGCCACGCCGTGCCACGGTAATAGTATAAACTCATGCCAATGCTAAGCAGAATATAAATACCGTTAAAATCCGACCGCCCGCTAATCTCGAACGGATCGACAAACGACGCTCCCGGCGCGCCCGATGTAAGCGCTTCGCGCATCTGCGTGACCGAAATGGTGCCTATAATAAAAATGGCCACCACGATATAAAAGAATCCCGATATCACGCCCTCGATACAATCCGTGATCATCACGCTGATCTGTCCCCCGCTGAGCGCGAAATAGAGCGATATCGCCATCAGAACCAACATGATGATGACGAATGTCGGCATGCTAAACGAGCCTATCGTCACAGTGTTTGGCAAATTGCAAAAATAGACAAAAAAGCGAGCCCCAACGGCGGGCTGCACGCCGAAGTTTAATATTCCGGAAAATACGGCGAGAAAGCTGGCAAAGACCCGGAGCCCCCTGCTGTAGCGCATCTCGAAGAATTGATGAAAGGTAAGCGCGCGCGTTTCGCGAAACCGGTAAACCACCAGCCCGAATATCGCGATAAAGAAGAATATGATGTCGCGCGACGTGTTCCAGAAATTCAGGGAGAACCCCGTTCTGGAAAAGACTTCCAGCGCCGTGATCAGCAACATCACGCTGGAGCCCGTCTCGGCAAGCGCGGTGCAAATCAAATAACGCCCGGCGCAACGATTGGCGGCAAGAAAATCCGCCACGCTGTGCATGTATCGTTTAAGATAAACGGAAATGCCCAGGACAAACGCCAGCGGCACAAAAATGATCAGTATGTCGTATATGCTTAGATTCATGAAAATATTCCCCTGTATGTTTATTAATCAAATTTGAAACCGTCACAGCCGGCGCCCGCCAGATTGACGCGATGCCCCGAGCGATAGCTTTCCCGAATCGCGCATGTGTAATCGTAGGCGCGAATGCCATCCTCGATGCCGACCGGCATCGGCCCGCCCGCGAGCCATGCGTCAATGAAATCCTTCATTTGCGCGGAATTGCGATCAATCTCGCCGCCGTCGCCCAATTCAGGGCCGAGCGACCACTCATAGGTTTCCTCGGCGGCGCGCGCGCGATCCTTATACACACGCACAAAGGTGTCCTTGCCCCATTGATACTGGATGCCAAGCCCCTCGGCATGCACGGTTCCGCGCTGCACGTATTGATGACTGTTTTGCGACAATGCGAAAACAGCCATGCCGCCTTTTTTATACAAAAAGGCGGCGTTCAGCTCGCGCTCCTCGTGAGGCAGCGGCACGCCGGGCGGCGTGTAAGCCGTGGCGGTCACCGAATCCATCGCGCCGCCCAGCCACCAGAGCCAGTCAAACACATGGCAGCAATGTTGCAAAAGTTCGCCGCCGGATTGTTCGAGTCGCTGGCGCCAGCCGTATTGCGAGGGATCAATCGGCGTCTTGCGCTCGGGCGTGAGCCAGTGGTGATGCACGCCAAGAATGCGCCCCGCCTCGGGGCGGCGGAGGATTTCCGCCACCTTGCGATAGGGCGTGACATAGCGATACGAAAGCCCGACGTAACAACGCACGGGGTGCTTTTTATGGGCAGCGAGTATTTTCGCCCTGCCCTCCTGGCTCACGCAGACCGGCTTTTCCAAATACACATCCTTCCCGGCCTGCGCGGCCTTTGCAAAGGCATCGGCATGCAAAAACGGGGGCAGACTTATCAAGACGACATCCACATCGGGGCATGCCAGAAACTCGGCCTCGGACTCAAATGCGCGGCCGCCATATTTTTCAGCGGCAAAACGCGCCTTGGACTGGTCGATGTCATAACACGCGGCAATCCGCACGACATCACCCGCCGCCACGGCGGCGGCCTCCATGAGATCGCGCGTGCGATACATGTTGCAGCCGTAAAGTCCGAATCGGATTTTGTTTTTCATAAATATTAAAGTGTCAACGGGCCAAGGGCGAAATATTCAATTCGCCCGCGTCGGTAATATAACAAGTGAACCAGCTATACATGGAGCCGCCCTGGTTTTTCACCACCAGACGGTTCACGCCCTTCCTCAGTTTTACGGAAACCGGACACGGTTTCCATGCGTTGAAATACGCGCCGGTGTTTTGCTGTGTTTTTAAGTTTCCAGCAGGCTTCAACAGCTCGCCGTTCAGCCAGGCGTTGGCCCACCAGTCGGAGCCTATGTAGATCAACACATCCCGATCGCCGGGGCTTTCGATAAATGTCTGCGCATAACCGATGCCAAATCCCGTCAGGCCCGCGCGCGTGGCAAAGTTCACCCCGGCATCCTCGTGCGTGCCCACAATTTCGGTTGTGCGCCTCCAGCGGATTTCCTGATTTTTCTCATTCCGAAACACCATGCGCTCCCCTCCCGCATTTTCAGCCTCGGGACCATAAGCGGTTTCCATGCCTCGTTTCACGTTGGCATCGGTCATGGCATTATTTTTCCAAAATCCGTCAAAAGGCGCGGCGACGGCCCAGCTTGCGGTATTGAGCGGGCGCAAACGCGGAACGAGCTTCGCGGCATAAATGCCAAAGGCACCGCTCATTTCCCCGTTAGTGGAAGCGCGCTCGATCCGCAGGCGCGTTTTGCCCGACGGGAGAAGCACAGCGGGGAAAATGGTTTTCTCCGGGCTGCCGGCGACGTTTGTCCTCGCGCAAACGGAAAGACGCGTCCCCCCAAGCGAGACAATGAGTTCGCCGGGAACCATGGACACATGCCCCAGCGACAACTGGTAATAACTCGCGGCGGGTGCCTCCAAATCGAACTCGATCACGCCCGCATCACCGGCGCGCACGACTTTTCCGAAACGCCACTCCGGATTGAATGTCTCGGTGTCGGCAAATTGCGCGTCAATGCCCGCCGAAACCACACGCAAATTAAATAGTGCCTCCGCGTCCAAAAATGGATCGTCGGGATCGAAACGTTCCGCGCGTAAATTCTCCAACAAGTCCGGAAAACGCGTCTCGACCTGGCGCTCCGGATAGCGTCCCGTCTTTTCATAAACGGACATCATGCGCGCGGACGAAAGCAGCGTGCGCGCGCGCCAATAGGATTTCGATCCCAGCGCCGCGGCGGCGGCATCCACGCCGAGTCGGAACTGCGCTTTTTCATCACCGGAAAACGAGGTCGCGAACACGCCCGACTCGATTTCCGCGAGCAGTTTTTTCGCAAACGTCAAACGCCGTTTGACAAAGTCGATTTCACCGTCCGGCACGCTGGTGGTCGCGCCTGTGATTGAAGCCCCCGCCGGCGCCTCAAAGGCGCGCAGCTCAAACGGAGCCAGCGCGAGCGGGAGCCGCCCGTTTTCGATTGTTATTTTTTCATCGCGCCCCAAGCCGCAGACCTCCCGCGCGCCGCTTATATCAAGAGCCATTTCCACCGCGTAACGCTCGCGGTTGACGACGTAGAACAGCGTCTTGTCCGGCTCCACGCGCTGCCACGCGGCGGCGGGATCGCGCGCGAAGGGCAGCGGCTCAAAGGGCTTGCGCGGCAGGCTGGCAAACGCGCGCATCCAGTTTATATAAAAATCGCGCTGGCCGAAAAGCAGCGGATAACCGCCGTCGCGCATCATCATCGTGTCCTGCCCGGCAAGTATGACCGCAAGCGGCTCGAGCGCGTTGATTCCCGCCGGGGCAGACGACGAGCAATAATGCCAGCGCGGCAGCGGCGCACCCAATTTGGCGAGGGGAAATTGCGGCCCCCATTCCTGATACGCGCCGCCCATGGCCGCGGCCCGCGTCATGTTGTATCCGATTTTTAGATTCTCCGGAGTTTGAAAACGATCATACGCTTTTTGATCGGCAAGATATGTGAATGTTTTTCCGCGCCCGTATGATGTAGCCGGAACAATCGCGATGCCCGGCATGCGCGCGAGCATTTCGAGATCGAAACCCATTTCGGAAAAACGCTCGCGCACATCCGCTGGAATGCTGGGCGCGTGGTTTTCGTCCTGCCGGCCGTCACCGCAAAGAAAAAGTGTGAGGTCGGGACTTCTGGCGCGAATGCGGGCGACGAGACGTTGCAAATAATCGGTCAGGCGCGCCGAGCGCCACGCGATCCACCCCGCCTTGTTTTCCGGATTCGTGAGAAAACGATATCGAGCCTCAAAACGTTTTTCGGGATCATCGCCCGCGGGAACCTTGATGCCGGTGTCCTTCTCAAACTCGCGCACGGTCCAATCCTCGTATCCCCAGTTCAGGCTGGAAATGGCGTAGAGTCCGTCCCACTGCCACGGATCGAGACGCCCCGACATGCCCGCAAACGAGCGCGTGTCGGCAAGCGCATCGGCCAGCTCGCCGTAGATGGAAATCATCATGTTTTGCACATGCGGATGCAGGATGTTCCAGTTCGGCCAGGTGCCCTCGGACGCGCCGCCGGATGTCGCGGCGGTGCTCGTGCTGAATCCCCACCAAGTGCGCGTGTAGAGATCATCGGGATTTTCCACGCCGGCGCGCATCACCGTTTCGTTGAAGTAGCGCAGGCGCGCCAGAAATATTTCCGCCACATAACTGAGTCCGTATTTTTCGCAAAGCAGCGCGCTAATGCGCGGGAGGTTGTAGTGCTTGAGCAAATATCCGTCGAGAACCGGTGAGTCGTAGGTGGCTTGCTGGTAGGCGACGACGGTGGGCCAGAAGGCGTTCGTGCCCGTGTGCGCGAGCCACTGCATGGTGCGCTTGAGTCCGATAAAATCGCGCGCATGCGCGGGCAGATTCGGGGGCGTGTTGAAGTGTGTGTGCCAGCGCTCGTGCTCCTCCATCCACATGCCGACGAATCGTCCCCGGCCGTTGATTCCGAGCGCGGGCAAGTCGCCATCGACACGATACACGCGGATTCGCGCGGCGGCGGCCCGCTTGCCGATGCGACTGCTCACAATCCCGAGGTTCACATCGCCGCCGTTCGGCCAGAACATGACTTTCTCTGTGAGCATTTTGTTTGAAAGCGGCAGATAACCGCCGGTCTCGTAACCAAAAGTCGGCGGCAGGTAGCCGCGCATTTTTTTCCCCGCCCCGCCCTTTTCATAAATATCAACAATCGACACGCACACGGAGCGCCAGTCGTCGTCGGGATGCTCGATCTCGATCACGAAGGGCTTTCCCGGCTCGATGTTTTCGAGCAAATACGAAAACCCGGAAAAGTTTTCAGCAAGCGCAGCGGGGTGCGCCGCCACCGCGGGACCAAGGCCGTTGTTGCTTTCGCGATAACGCCCCGCGGGAATCGTTACCACGCGCGTCTCGCCGTTGGCCTCCCAATAATTTTCACCGGGCCGGACAGGCGCTCCGTTGACGGTGTTTGCCACGCAGTCGATATCATAAACAAGCGTGCGCGCCGTCTCCGAAACAACAGCGGACGCGGGCTGCGCGACAGGCTCCGTATCAATGACAAAATACGCACTCTCGACAAATTCCTGCTGCGAGAGCACGCGCCCGCCGGTTTTTGCCACAAGGCAAAACACACCCTCCTTGTCGCACGGAATCTCAATATCCCTGACCGAATAATCCTCCGCGGCGGGAAACTCGAGCGTGGCGATCTTTGTTTCCGCGCGCGTAAGCTCGTTGACACGATGGATGTCGTAGCTGGCGGCGACATTGTCACCGCCGCCGGTGACGCGCAGCCAAAGCGACTCGCCCTTTCGCAGTTCGCGCCTGCTCATGATCCGCGCCTCAACGCGATCCTGCGCGGCGGTCCCCGCCTCCTCGACACGCCACGAGCGCGCAAACCCCGCCGGAAACGCCATGCGCCCGACGCGCTTGAAACTTACCGTGTGCCTGCCCGCGCCGAGTCGGAGATTCGCGACCTTTGTCCATTCCGGGTCGGGCTCCCCGCGCTGTTTCGACGCATCGGCCCATTCGGCAACCGACTTGATGCTGCCGCCGAAAAAAAGCGAAACCCGCCGCCCGTCGACAAACACCTCGCGCGCGAGCGACGGCAAATGCTGAAGTGAAAGCACATACCAGCCATCACGCGGCACGGTAAAATCGTAACTCGCCTCGACGCGATTCGCCTGTGTCGGCCCGGCGCCGGGATCGCTCCAATTCGTGGGAAACGACACCCTGCCATGATCGGGATCACTCACGCTGCGCTCGATGCGGAACGACGCTTCCCCAGTTTGCGCGATGGCGCACACGCCAAAAAAGGCAAGAGGCACCATCCACAAAAGCAGATAACGAACGGGGCGAAAGGGATTCATCGTTGAAACAAATGCAATAGGCCGGGAAATCACCCGCAAGGGGGGCTTCGGTTTATCGTTAAGTCCGCAGGG
This genomic interval carries:
- a CDS encoding sodium:solute symporter family protein, giving the protein MNLSIYDILIIFVPLAFVLGISVYLKRYMHSVADFLAANRCAGRYLICTALAETGSSVMLLITALEVFSRTGFSLNFWNTSRDIIFFFIAIFGLVVYRFRETRALTFHQFFEMRYSRGLRVFASFLAVFSGILNFGVQPAVGARFFVYFCNLPNTVTIGSFSMPTFVIIMLVLMAISLYFALSGGQISVMITDCIEGVISGFFYIVVAIFIIGTISVTQMREALTSGAPGASFVDPFEISGRSDFNGIYILLSIGMSLYYYRGTAWQQGFAAAAKTAHEGRMAQILGNWRGYCYIAMSVLISIAAFTVLHHADFSKEQAMVQAGLDTIDYPQLRTQMSMPMALGAFLAPGVKGCLLAILLFGLLAAQGVQLHGHGSTILQDVIMPMRKKPFAPKEHVRWLRITVFCVAAFACTFSILFKPVDYLVMIVALIGAIYLGGIGFVVWGGLYWKRGTNAGAWTAMSIGAGLGVFFNIMQQFWKPLAKWAAGMAQPGGTIAEFFAANPEHCPLNGIHLSAITAAVAGSSYIIVSLITCRHPFNLEKMLHRGKYKLEEPNVVEKPVRKNWLTKLLNIDENFTRGDKAITIGVVGWTLGLNLLAVGILLWTLFVGRLSEDWWFNYAMITSVWISFVLAIFTTLWFTVGVWKDLRSLFRQLKLAKRVDTDDGTVMKDDADK
- a CDS encoding Gfo/Idh/MocA family protein encodes the protein MKNKIRFGLYGCNMYRTRDLMEAAAVAAGDVVRIAACYDIDQSKARFAAEKYGGRAFESEAEFLACPDVDVVLISLPPFLHADAFAKAAQAGKDVYLEKPVCVSQEGRAKILAAHKKHPVRCYVGLSYRYVTPYRKVAEILRRPEAGRILGVHHHWLTPERKTPIDPSQYGWRQRLEQSGGELLQHCCHVFDWLWWLGGAMDSVTATAYTPPGVPLPHEERELNAAFLYKKGGMAVFALSQNSHQYVQRGTVHAEGLGIQYQWGKDTFVRVYKDRARAAEETYEWSLGPELGDGGEIDRNSAQMKDFIDAWLAGGPMPVGIEDGIRAYDYTCAIRESYRSGHRVNLAGAGCDGFKFD